A single region of the Nitrosomonas sp. Is79A3 genome encodes:
- a CDS encoding di-heme oxidoredictase family protein, which yields MNNQYRLAVIPIFVIGLFTMGGSHAFATELGKEVSVQNHLQDGDEFNMKVRKLINHGKLLFGAAWTSQEGGGRPLTKGTGSPLTDSSSPLVFPRNFNRISAPDTNSCSGCHNKPRIGGGGEIVTNAFITGQRFDFATFDHNDTTPTRGALDEEGKFVQQQTIANSRNTLGLFGSGYIEMLSRQMTTDLQKIRDSITSGKNAELISKGVSFGTLAKNEDGSWNTSDVNGLLASSLVSDGADNPPSLIIKPFHQSGGVVSLRQFTNNAFNQHHGIQSTERFGTNIDADGDEFVNEITRADITAVTLFQAQLAVPGRVIPNDPEIEAAVRVGEQIFQNIGCSGCHVPKLPLDKKGWIYSEPNPFNPKGNLQAGNTPEYKLDLTEAKLDQPRLKVEKEIVWVPAFTDLKLHDITSGPGDPNREPIDQNTPEGSAEFFAGNSRFMTRKLWGTANEPPYFHHGQYTTMRQAIEAHRGEAYSTYVKWTALSEANQNSVIEFLKTLQILPEGTKHLVVDERGNKKEWP from the coding sequence ATGAATAATCAATATCGATTAGCAGTCATTCCAATCTTTGTTATCGGCTTATTTACAATGGGAGGGTCCCATGCATTTGCAACAGAGCTTGGCAAGGAAGTTTCTGTGCAAAACCATTTGCAGGACGGCGATGAATTCAACATGAAAGTGCGAAAGCTTATTAATCACGGCAAGCTATTATTCGGTGCGGCTTGGACCAGCCAAGAAGGCGGCGGGCGACCATTAACCAAGGGAACCGGTTCTCCGCTAACAGATTCATCCTCGCCATTAGTTTTTCCACGTAACTTTAATCGCATTTCAGCACCGGATACGAATTCCTGTTCAGGCTGCCATAACAAGCCCCGTATCGGTGGCGGAGGAGAAATTGTTACCAATGCATTTATTACTGGGCAACGTTTTGATTTTGCAACCTTTGACCATAACGACACGACGCCAACGCGGGGCGCGTTAGATGAAGAAGGCAAATTTGTACAACAGCAAACTATTGCCAATTCCCGCAATACGCTGGGTTTGTTCGGTTCTGGTTATATAGAGATGTTGAGCCGTCAGATGACAACAGATTTGCAAAAGATCCGGGATTCCATTACTTCCGGCAAGAATGCGGAGTTGATTAGTAAAGGTGTTTCATTCGGCACTCTGGCCAAAAATGAAGACGGCAGTTGGAACACCAGTGATGTTAACGGATTGCTTGCATCAAGCCTGGTTAGTGATGGCGCCGATAATCCGCCAAGCCTGATTATTAAGCCCTTTCATCAGTCTGGCGGCGTCGTATCGTTACGCCAATTCACTAATAACGCATTTAATCAGCACCATGGCATTCAGTCGACCGAACGGTTTGGTACCAACATTGATGCGGATGGAGATGAGTTCGTTAACGAAATTACTCGTGCGGACATCACTGCAGTAACTTTATTTCAAGCGCAACTTGCGGTGCCTGGCCGGGTGATTCCTAATGATCCTGAAATTGAAGCGGCTGTTCGTGTTGGTGAGCAGATTTTCCAAAACATTGGGTGTTCCGGCTGCCATGTGCCTAAGCTACCCTTAGATAAAAAAGGATGGATCTATAGTGAACCGAATCCTTTTAATCCCAAGGGTAACTTGCAAGCAGGCAATACACCGGAGTATAAACTTGATTTAACAGAAGCAAAGCTTGATCAACCAAGACTGAAAGTTGAAAAGGAAATAGTTTGGGTGCCCGCTTTTACCGACCTCAAACTACATGATATTACCAGCGGTCCGGGCGATCCCAATCGAGAACCCATTGACCAGAATACGCCTGAAGGATCCGCTGAGTTTTTTGCAGGAAACTCTCGTTTTATGACGCGAAAACTCTGGGGCACGGCTAATGAGCCGCCATATTTTCATCATGGGCAATATACGACTATGCGTCAGGCTATCGAAGCACATCGTGGCGAAGCATATAGCACCTATGTCAAGTGGACAGCTCTCAGTGAGGCAAATCAGAATTCAGTCATTGAATTCCTGAAAACTCTCCAGATTTTGCCTGAAGGAACTAAACATCTGGTGGTTGATGAGCGTGGCAATAAAAAAGAATGGCCTTAA
- a CDS encoding flavodoxin family protein → MENHRGNNTDPANVAVKSTEIEIRKGQTSGRLDRAEFSVRFRATFLDPAFRSEDESIARLEEVAWQAYTDGRKAPFTQKAGPGYVDPDYELSVEWLSTKQRIEEAQQRWSEPSTPSRVLLICGSARNDGTCPGEMSKSFRLLKIVRETLEQADIQVDVLDLSLITSEYGRNIHPCKGCVSTAMPLCHWPCSCYPNHSLNQNNDWMAEIYERWTAAHAVIIVTPVYWYQSPSPLKLMIDRMVCADGGNSDPTSTSGKNAGKAKELEMAGWDYPQHLAGRAYGVIVHGDVAGIEGSRRSLSDWLDWMGFIDAGAQARLDRYIGYFEPYATSHDVLDKDIAVQAETRNVALAVAKAVVELRAGRLHAVRAELPRPRPK, encoded by the coding sequence ATGGAAAACCATCGCGGCAACAACACCGATCCGGCCAACGTAGCAGTAAAATCAACTGAGATCGAGATTCGCAAAGGCCAGACGTCAGGTCGGCTTGATCGTGCTGAATTTAGCGTTCGCTTCCGTGCCACATTCCTCGATCCCGCATTTCGAAGCGAAGACGAATCCATCGCACGGCTTGAAGAGGTCGCTTGGCAAGCCTACACCGATGGCCGCAAGGCACCCTTTACACAGAAGGCGGGGCCGGGATATGTTGATCCGGATTACGAATTATCAGTCGAATGGCTGTCCACAAAGCAACGCATAGAAGAAGCACAACAGCGCTGGAGTGAGCCTTCCACACCATCCCGGGTATTGCTGATCTGCGGCTCGGCACGCAACGATGGAACCTGTCCAGGCGAGATGTCCAAATCCTTCCGGCTGTTGAAGATTGTTCGCGAAACGCTGGAGCAGGCTGATATCCAGGTTGACGTACTCGATCTGAGTCTGATTACCTCTGAATATGGTCGTAACATACACCCATGCAAGGGATGTGTGTCGACGGCAATGCCTTTGTGTCACTGGCCGTGTAGTTGTTACCCCAATCATTCTCTTAATCAAAACAATGATTGGATGGCCGAAATCTATGAGCGCTGGACGGCTGCCCATGCCGTGATCATCGTAACCCCAGTGTATTGGTACCAGAGCCCAAGCCCTTTGAAATTGATGATAGACCGCATGGTCTGCGCCGATGGGGGTAATTCTGACCCTACGTCGACATCGGGCAAGAATGCGGGCAAAGCGAAAGAACTTGAGATGGCCGGATGGGATTACCCGCAGCACCTAGCTGGACGTGCCTACGGCGTGATTGTCCACGGTGATGTGGCCGGTATTGAAGGTTCGCGCCGTTCTTTGTCCGACTGGCTCGACTGGATGGGTTTTATCGACGCAGGAGCTCAGGCACGCTTGGATCGCTACATCGGATACTTCGAACCCTATGCGACCAGTCACGATGTCCTGGACAAGGATATCGCGGTACAGGCAGAGACACGCAATGTCGCACTGGCCGTAGCGAAAGCCGTCGTCGAGTTACGTGCCGGACGTCTCCATGCGGTGCGGGCGGAGCTGCCACGCCCACGGCCAAAGTAG
- a CDS encoding glutamate-5-semialdehyde dehydrogenase, protein MNTTDIKSYMQSVGQEARAASRLTAKADTAAKNRALIAMADAILRDEPLLLAANAKDLDNARAKGLEASMIDRLTLSARGVATMAEGLLQIAALADPVGEISGLNYRPSGIQVGKMRVPLGVIGIIYEARPNVTADAAGLCLKAGNAAILRGGSEAIHSNQAIAACVKEGLRLAGLPETAVQVIETTDRAAVGELITMKEFVDVIVPRGGKGLIERIANEARIPVIKHLDGVCHVYIDDQADFDKAIKIADNAKTQRYGTCNTMETLLIHEDIAQKILPALSKIYFDKGVELRGDAAARGIIPQMNAATEQDWYEEYLAPILSIRIVAGLDQAIDHITKYGSQHTDAIVTENYTRARRFLREVDSSSVMVNTTTRFADGFEYGLGAEIGISTDKIHARGPVGLEGLTSQKFIVLGDGQLRQ, encoded by the coding sequence ATGAACACCACTGACATCAAAAGTTACATGCAGTCCGTCGGCCAGGAAGCACGCGCGGCTTCGCGTTTGACTGCAAAAGCGGACACGGCGGCGAAGAATCGTGCTTTGATTGCGATGGCGGATGCCATCCTGCGGGACGAGCCATTATTATTAGCAGCCAACGCCAAAGATCTGGACAATGCGCGTGCCAAAGGCTTGGAGGCTTCGATGATTGATCGTTTGACTTTGTCGGCCAGAGGCGTGGCGACGATGGCGGAAGGCTTGTTGCAGATCGCAGCATTGGCTGATCCGGTAGGCGAAATCAGTGGATTGAATTACCGCCCTTCCGGCATACAGGTGGGGAAAATGCGCGTGCCTTTGGGCGTTATCGGCATCATTTATGAAGCGCGCCCGAATGTAACGGCTGATGCCGCAGGACTATGCCTGAAAGCGGGAAATGCCGCCATATTACGCGGCGGATCGGAGGCAATTCATAGCAATCAGGCGATTGCCGCGTGTGTCAAAGAAGGATTAAGACTGGCCGGTTTACCGGAAACGGCGGTGCAAGTGATTGAAACCACCGATCGCGCGGCAGTGGGCGAATTGATTACGATGAAAGAATTTGTCGATGTGATTGTGCCGCGCGGCGGCAAGGGATTGATCGAACGGATTGCCAATGAAGCGCGCATCCCGGTGATCAAGCACCTGGATGGCGTATGCCATGTGTACATTGACGATCAGGCTGATTTTGATAAAGCCATAAAAATTGCCGACAATGCCAAGACGCAGCGCTATGGCACTTGTAACACTATGGAAACATTGCTGATCCATGAAGACATTGCACAGAAAATATTGCCTGCCTTGAGCAAGATATATTTTGACAAAGGTGTCGAATTACGCGGCGATGCAGCAGCACGCGGCATCATTCCGCAAATGAATGCCGCCACTGAGCAGGACTGGTACGAAGAATATCTGGCCCCGATTCTGAGCATCCGCATTGTCGCTGGGTTGGATCAGGCGATTGATCACATTACGAAATACGGCTCGCAACATACCGATGCAATTGTCACGGAAAACTATACGCGTGCGCGGCGTTTTCTGCGTGAAGTGGATTCCAGTTCGGTGATGGTCAATACCACGACGCGTTTTGCCGATGGATTTGAATATGGCCTGGGTGCTGAAATCGGCATTTCGACCGACAAAATCCACGCGCGCGGTCCGGTCGGTCTGGAAGGATTAACCAGTCAAAAATTTATCGTACTGGGCGACGGTCAGTTAAGACAGTAA
- the lpdA gene encoding dihydrolipoyl dehydrogenase, giving the protein MTQVVEIKIPDIGDFKDVPVIELLVSPGDTVEKETSLITLETDKASMEVPSPYAGIVQEIKVKAGDKVSEGSVILTLAVTEQPAAATHSEATTTTSEKAIAAPIVTPPPAPISPQSIPLGDIHADVVVLGAGPGGYTAAFRAADLGKKVVLIERYAALGGVCLNVGCIPSKALLHAAKVITEAEDVESQGIAFGKPQIDMDKLRTWKESVIGKLTKGLKALAKQRKVEIVHGTGKFAMPHLIQVETTEGQKTISFEQCIIAAGSSVARIPGFPYDDPRLIDSTGALELKDVPKHMLVIGGGIIGLEMATVYSALGSKISVVEWMDQLIPGADPDLIKPLHRRIKKRYEAIYLKTKVTQIEAGESGLTVTFEGENAPEPQTYDRILMAVGRRPNGRAIGAEEIGIQVNERGFIPVDQQMRTNLPHIFAIGDIVGEPMLAHKATYEGKLAAEIIAGHKAIFDARTIPSVAYTDPEIAWMGLTEKEAIKQGIDYEKASFPWAASGRAISMAREEGLTQLLLDKNTRRILGAGIVGINAGELIAETVLALEMGADMQDISLTIHPHPTLSETVLFAAEMAEGTITDLYIPKK; this is encoded by the coding sequence ATGACGCAAGTTGTCGAAATAAAGATCCCCGATATCGGTGATTTCAAGGATGTTCCGGTCATTGAGCTGCTCGTCTCCCCCGGCGATACGGTTGAAAAGGAAACTTCGCTGATCACTTTGGAAACGGACAAAGCTTCAATGGAAGTGCCTTCCCCATACGCCGGTATCGTGCAAGAAATCAAAGTCAAAGCAGGTGACAAAGTGTCAGAGGGTTCAGTCATTCTGACTTTGGCAGTGACTGAGCAACCCGCAGCCGCAACGCACTCAGAAGCCACAACCACAACCAGCGAAAAAGCAATTGCTGCTCCCATTGTTACCCCACCCCCTGCGCCAATATCACCGCAATCCATCCCACTGGGAGACATTCACGCGGACGTGGTAGTACTTGGCGCTGGCCCCGGAGGATATACCGCCGCTTTTCGCGCCGCCGATTTGGGTAAAAAGGTAGTTTTAATCGAGCGCTATGCCGCACTCGGTGGCGTGTGCTTGAATGTTGGCTGCATTCCTTCCAAGGCTTTGCTGCATGCGGCTAAAGTAATCACGGAAGCGGAAGATGTTGAATCGCAGGGCATAGCTTTTGGCAAACCCCAAATCGATATGGATAAGCTGCGCACGTGGAAAGAATCGGTGATCGGCAAACTGACCAAGGGCCTGAAAGCACTGGCGAAACAACGCAAGGTAGAAATCGTCCATGGCACCGGAAAATTTGCCATGCCCCATCTGATTCAGGTCGAAACTACGGAGGGACAGAAAACAATTTCTTTCGAGCAGTGCATTATCGCAGCCGGTTCCAGTGTCGCCCGCATCCCCGGTTTTCCTTACGATGATCCGCGCTTGATTGATTCTACCGGAGCGCTTGAACTAAAAGATGTGCCGAAACACATGCTGGTTATTGGTGGCGGTATCATCGGCCTGGAAATGGCCACGGTCTATTCCGCACTGGGAAGCAAAATCAGCGTGGTGGAATGGATGGATCAATTGATCCCGGGCGCTGATCCCGATCTGATCAAACCGCTGCATCGCCGTATCAAGAAGCGCTACGAAGCGATCTATTTGAAAACCAAAGTGACTCAGATTGAAGCCGGTGAATCCGGGCTGACAGTGACCTTTGAGGGAGAAAATGCGCCGGAACCGCAAACCTATGACCGTATTTTAATGGCCGTCGGCCGCCGCCCGAATGGGCGCGCTATCGGTGCCGAAGAAATCGGCATTCAAGTCAACGAACGCGGCTTTATCCCGGTGGATCAGCAAATGCGCACCAACTTGCCGCACATTTTTGCGATTGGTGATATCGTGGGTGAGCCGATGCTGGCGCATAAAGCCACTTATGAAGGCAAATTGGCTGCAGAGATTATTGCCGGACATAAAGCCATCTTTGATGCCCGTACCATTCCTTCCGTTGCTTATACCGATCCTGAAATTGCCTGGATGGGTCTGACTGAGAAAGAAGCCATCAAGCAAGGTATCGATTATGAGAAAGCCAGCTTCCCCTGGGCTGCTAGCGGCCGTGCCATATCCATGGCGCGCGAAGAAGGATTGACGCAACTGCTGCTGGATAAAAATACCCGTCGTATATTGGGTGCCGGCATAGTGGGCATCAATGCCGGCGAGTTGATCGCTGAAACGGTTTTAGCGCTGGAAATGGGTGCGGATATGCAAGATATCAGTCTGACCATTCATCCGCATCCGACGCTTTCGGAAACCGTACTGTTCGCTGCCGAAATGGCGGAAGGAACTATCACAGATCTCTATATACCAAAGAAATAG
- a CDS encoding RimK/LysX family protein produces the protein MSDLSEREAEINARESELVTLFAELLEHKKALENNQTAQKEENTVPSRTTECLCDSISDLTPAANTQRDKSTVKYTRTVSGGVEKIHLTPDSRTLLGRIEKVYLDPPGLEFNARIDTGAQTSSLNAIDIVEFERDGKPHVRFNVINPKTGEKTEITRRLRRYARVKELNNRESQNRPVVRMRVVIADIDEQINFTLVDRSKLKHQVLIGRNLLRDLAIVDVSKKYTTVRNDKIKQGDTR, from the coding sequence ATGAGTGATTTATCAGAGCGTGAAGCAGAAATTAATGCCCGGGAATCGGAACTCGTGACATTATTTGCGGAATTGCTGGAACACAAAAAAGCATTAGAAAATAATCAAACAGCCCAAAAAGAAGAAAATACTGTACCTTCCAGAACCACTGAATGTTTATGCGATTCAATCAGCGATCTCACTCCGGCTGCGAATACCCAAAGAGACAAATCCACTGTGAAATATACCCGGACAGTATCCGGCGGTGTTGAGAAAATTCATCTTACCCCTGATTCCAGAACATTATTAGGCCGTATCGAAAAAGTTTATCTGGATCCTCCAGGCCTGGAATTTAACGCGCGAATTGACACGGGCGCTCAGACATCCTCGCTGAATGCGATTGATATTGTTGAATTTGAACGGGACGGCAAACCGCACGTACGGTTTAATGTAATCAATCCAAAAACTGGAGAAAAGACTGAAATAACAAGACGCTTGCGACGTTATGCACGGGTTAAAGAACTGAACAATCGCGAATCACAAAATCGTCCGGTGGTCAGAATGCGTGTAGTAATCGCAGACATTGATGAACAAATAAATTTTACGCTGGTGGATCGCAGCAAACTCAAGCACCAGGTTCTAATAGGACGCAATTTATTACGTGATCTCGCCATCGTGGATGTCAGCAAAAAATACACGACCGTCAGGAATGATAAAATAAAACAAGGTGATACAAGGTAA
- a CDS encoding inactive transglutaminase family protein: protein MSAKLRLYILVFLILGLGIGLILYKHFALGFPLSPDDKKSVWTIEAKIDFIARGDPVIVSFALPPQTPNVVFMEEDFASPGYGFSELASPTGRRAQWSKRTASGPQTAYYRLSMYETDQFIQPPIAAADLPAEPEKPEFDGVLKTAAITLLDQVRSKSANTEIFTRELIRTLNSNTPDQNQRLLLNDQSSEDYKTHLIIHLLASEGISAHIVRGLYLNEGRKRLSLTNFVEVYIGGQWLLFNQNSGESGKPKNFLIWQRGDQSLLDVIGGKNSKISFSIIKSTQSTRNLAVRDSINKQAGIIDFSIYSLPIEQQNAFKMILLLPIGALIVVIMRLLIGIRTSGTFMPILIALALIQTTLLTGIIIFLTVVGTGLLIRSYLSRLNLLFVARISAVIIVVIAIMASISIISNKLGIDQAMTVTFFPMIILSWTIERMSVLWEEDGPREVLIQGGGSLLTAVIAYLFMTNRTIEYLTFNFPELMLVNLAFILILGQYTGYRLSELYRFHALERRNVTGKR from the coding sequence ATGTCCGCCAAACTTAGGCTCTATATTTTAGTCTTTCTGATTTTAGGGCTTGGCATAGGACTGATTTTATATAAGCACTTTGCTTTGGGATTTCCATTATCGCCTGATGACAAGAAATCAGTCTGGACAATTGAAGCCAAAATCGATTTCATTGCACGCGGTGATCCCGTTATCGTCTCGTTCGCACTCCCCCCGCAAACGCCCAATGTTGTTTTTATGGAAGAAGACTTTGCTTCGCCCGGCTATGGGTTTAGTGAATTAGCTTCTCCAACAGGACGGCGCGCGCAATGGAGCAAAAGAACGGCATCAGGGCCTCAAACAGCTTATTACCGCCTGAGCATGTATGAAACTGACCAATTTATTCAACCACCCATTGCAGCAGCAGATCTTCCCGCGGAACCGGAAAAACCTGAATTTGATGGGGTACTTAAGACCGCAGCCATCACATTATTAGATCAAGTTCGCAGCAAATCGGCTAATACTGAAATCTTTACCCGTGAGCTGATCAGAACTTTAAACTCCAATACCCCTGATCAGAATCAACGCTTGCTCCTCAATGACCAATCCAGCGAAGATTATAAAACCCACTTAATCATCCATTTACTGGCATCAGAAGGTATTAGTGCGCATATTGTTCGTGGACTCTATCTGAATGAGGGCCGAAAAAGATTGTCGCTTACCAATTTTGTGGAAGTTTATATAGGCGGTCAATGGCTTTTGTTTAATCAGAATTCCGGAGAAAGCGGCAAACCCAAGAATTTTCTAATCTGGCAACGTGGCGATCAGTCTCTGCTGGATGTCATCGGGGGCAAAAACTCGAAAATTTCCTTCTCGATCATAAAAAGCACCCAATCAACCAGAAATCTTGCTGTGCGCGACAGCATCAATAAGCAAGCCGGGATCATCGATTTCTCTATTTACAGCTTACCGATTGAACAACAAAATGCATTCAAAATGATCTTATTATTACCGATTGGCGCATTGATTGTGGTCATTATGCGCCTGCTGATCGGTATACGGACTTCCGGCACCTTTATGCCGATCTTGATCGCATTAGCGCTGATACAAACCACGTTACTAACCGGCATCATCATCTTTCTGACTGTCGTTGGCACAGGATTGCTGATTCGCTCTTACTTATCACGCTTAAACCTGCTGTTTGTGGCGCGTATCTCGGCAGTGATCATTGTGGTGATCGCAATTATGGCAAGTATCAGTATCATCAGTAATAAACTCGGAATTGATCAGGCCATGACGGTAACCTTCTTCCCGATGATCATCCTGTCCTGGACCATTGAGCGCATGTCGGTTCTGTGGGAGGAAGATGGCCCCAGAGAAGTCCTTATCCAGGGTGGCGGTAGCCTGTTAACAGCGGTTATTGCTTATTTGTTTATGACCAACCGGACGATTGAATATTTAACCTTTAACTTTCCCGAACTGATGCTGGTCAATCTAGCATTCATCCTGATCCTTGGACAATATACCGGCTACCGGTTATCCGAGTTGTATCGTTTTCATGCGCTGGAAAGACGCAATGTTACTGGCAAGCGTTAA
- a CDS encoding alpha-L-glutamate ligase-like protein, with the protein MLLASVKKLRSFGIIGMNQRNFGLISRYNPRHLYPLVDDKLKTKLLAQKAGITVPKLLGTVEYQHDVKSLKEILRPHAQFVIKPVKGSGGKGILVITAHDHNLYFKPSGDEIQLADIERHVSNILSGLHSLGGKPDNVMIESLIQLDPVFSDYSYEGIPDLRIIVLRGYPIMAMLRLTTHASDGKANLHQGAVGVGIDMGTGHALHAVQYGEPVLHHPDTRKTFSDLVIPHWDKLLQLAAACYEMTGLGYLGADIVLDRDQGPMIIELNARPGLSIQVANAAGLAPRVAVIEALKAIDPDPQSRAAFSKQQFATNTGTHPPRLLRTRSDDPKP; encoded by the coding sequence ATGTTACTGGCAAGCGTTAAGAAACTCAGGAGTTTTGGCATCATCGGGATGAATCAAAGAAACTTTGGTTTGATCTCCCGCTACAATCCACGCCATTTATATCCGCTTGTTGATGACAAACTGAAAACCAAATTGCTGGCACAAAAAGCCGGCATTACCGTACCCAAATTACTCGGCACCGTGGAATATCAGCATGATGTCAAATCGCTAAAAGAAATACTCCGCCCGCACGCCCAGTTCGTCATAAAACCGGTCAAAGGCAGTGGCGGAAAAGGCATCCTGGTGATTACCGCGCATGATCATAATCTCTACTTCAAACCCAGTGGAGATGAGATACAGCTGGCGGATATCGAACGGCATGTTTCCAACATTCTGAGCGGTCTCCATAGCTTAGGCGGAAAACCCGATAACGTCATGATTGAGTCGTTGATACAGCTTGATCCGGTGTTTTCTGACTATAGCTATGAAGGCATTCCTGATCTGCGCATTATTGTACTCCGCGGCTATCCCATTATGGCGATGCTACGGCTCACAACTCATGCTTCCGATGGTAAGGCGAATCTGCATCAGGGTGCAGTGGGCGTTGGAATCGACATGGGAACAGGTCATGCGCTACATGCTGTGCAATATGGTGAACCGGTCTTACACCACCCGGATACGCGCAAGACTTTCTCGGATTTAGTCATTCCTCACTGGGACAAACTCTTGCAATTGGCTGCCGCCTGCTATGAAATGACCGGTTTGGGATACCTGGGTGCGGATATTGTGCTGGACAGAGACCAAGGTCCCATGATTATTGAACTCAACGCACGCCCCGGGCTTTCCATTCAAGTAGCCAACGCTGCCGGTCTGGCACCGCGTGTTGCCGTGATAGAAGCACTCAAGGCGATTGATCCTGATCCGCAATCACGCGCTGCTTTCAGCAAGCAACAATTCGCAACAAACACCGGCACTCATCCACCTCGTCTGCTACGCACCCGGAGCGATGACCCCAAACCATAA